The Silene latifolia isolate original U9 population chromosome Y, ASM4854445v1, whole genome shotgun sequence sequence CCTTTGGCCTAGAACGGCCCCAATGGCATAGTTAATAGCATCCGTCATTATCTCAAGGGGGAGCTCCCAATTTGGAGCTTTAATAATGGGGGCGGTGATTAGCTTATCCTTAAAAGTGTCAAATGCCACCTTGCACTCTTCATCAAATATAAATTCCGCATCCTTATGAAGCAACTTACGCATGAGGTTAGCAGtcttcgaaaaatcttttatgaagcGATGGTAAAAACCCGCATGACCAAGAAACGACCTCACATCTCGAGTATTATTGGGGTAGGGCAAGGTTTTGATGACCTCTACCTTTACCCTATCCACTTCAATCCCTCTTTTGGATACCACATGTTCCAACACAATGTCACTCTCTACCATCAAATGGCATTTTTCGGTGTTTAAAACTAAATGAGAGTCAATGCATCTTGTTACGACCGTGGTGAGGTGGTCCAAGCATGAGTTAAAAGAGTCCCTATAaatggtgaagtcatccatgaagatATCTAAAGTTTTTTCAACAAGGTCTGAAAATATACTCATCATGCACTGATAGgtgcattttatatatactttcaCCCCTAATTTAGCTCggttttatattattttatcCGCCCTTATGAGCGATTATTTGAGCTAATGGAGCGTTAGGTAGTATTTCTTGTGTTTTATATCTTTTGTAGGAATTGTAGTAGTAATCCGTCATTTTTCCTATGCTAAGAAGAGTCCCGAGTAAGGCGGAGCTAATTACGAGTAATGAAGCTAAATTTTGACTTGCCAAGTTCATTTACATGTTCCAAGTCATAAGGAGCATATTCCGAGTTCAAAAGAACAAGCTTGCGACGAATTTTCATGCTAGTTAAAGACGGGTTCATGCCCATTTTTATGCTCATTCCAAGATGGGTTTAATCCCCATGTTTCATGCTATATGAAACAGGTTTTGCTGCTGAAATGGTGACAGAATAAAATCCTGTTGAATTGTGAGACTTTTCTGGAGATTTCTAGAAGGTTCTGCAATATCTAGAATAATGTAGAAACAtctagaatgttctagaatattcatGTACATATTAGTATGTTCTAGAAGAGTCTAGAAGAGTCATTTATGTTCTAGGTTTATCTAGAATTACCTAGAACCTTCTAGAGATATCTTGTATGTGTAGAAGAAGCCTAGAGGCTTACAAGTCTAGGTTACTCTAGAATGCTCTATTCTAGAGAATTCTTGGGTTCTAGGAGAAGGAGGAGTGCTATAAATAGAGGTCCTCCCCTCCCATTTCATATATCCTAAAAATTTCACAAACAAATAATACACAAACTAATTCCTTCAAAATAAACTTCAACTAATCAACTAAACAAACAACAACTAATCTCCACTCTACTTCCTATAATCCCCCATacaccaacaagtggtatcaagagctcTAAAGATCTTAGGACAACAAAATAAAACTATGGCTTCCGCATTAAACACACTATCTTCTATTCTTCCAATTTTTGGAGGAGAAAATTACGACTATTAGTGCATTAAAATGAAGGCTCTCTTAAAATCACATGTACTATGGGAGGTTGTGGAAAATGGTCCCCAAAAGCAACAAGAAGGTGTTCAACCCACCGAAGCATCCTTAAAGAAAGTAAATGAGGATGAGATAAAGGACGCCAAAGCCTTGTCTTTCATCTTTAATGCAGTTTCGGAGACCATCTTTCCAAAAATAATGCGGGCATCTACCGCAAAAGAAGCATGGAATTTACTCCAAAAAGAATTCCTTGGTGATGAAAGAATAAGAACAATATGTCTCAATACCCTAAGGAAAGATTTCGAAAATTTGAAGATGAGGGAGAATGAAGACATACAAACTTATACTTCGAGAGTAACGGAGATAGTTAACCAAATGAAAATATATGGTGAAGATATTACCGACACGAGAATCGTGCAAAACATTCTCGCGACTTTAACCAAAAAGTTCGACATGATTGTCATTGTTATTGAAGAATCAAGGGATCTTTCAAAGCTCACAGTAATCGAGCTACTTGGATCCTTACTTGCCTATGATCAAAAATCCAAGATTGGAGAATCTTCTTCCGAGGATGCTTTCAAGTCATCACATAAAGAAAAGCGGTCCGGAGGGTGGAAGAAGAAAAGTGAAGATGATGGCAATAAACAAATGTGACAATCAAAGGGTAAGTTTCCTCCTTGTGGCATTTGTGGAAAGAATAATCATGCAGAAAAGAATTGTTATTTCAAAAGTAATCCCTAATGCCACTATTGTAAGAAATATGGGCACATTCAAAAAGATTATAGACAAAAACAAATGGAGTCCAAGGACCAAGCTCATTATTCAAGTATCGTTAATAATGAGCACCTCTTCTATGCCTGTCAAGCAAAGACTTCAAGCAAATAAAGTAGGTGGCTAATTTACAGTGGTTGTAAAAGTCACATGACAAATGACTCAAGCATCTTTAGCGAGTTGGATACTTCTGTCCAAACTCCGGTACGAATGGGGAATGGCAAAGTTCTGACATCGTAGGGCAAAGGTACAATCATTAATTCAACAAAGAGAGGTACGAAGTACATTAAAGATGTGCTTCTTGTTCCGGATCTTGCTGAAAATATTATAAGTGTGGCACAAATGATCAAGAATGGTTATTCACTAGTCTTTGCAAATAATCATTGCACCATATATGACCCCAGAAATAAGGAGATTGCTAAAGTTGCCATGGAAAATAAAAGCTTCTCCTTGAAATGGAAGTATGGCCAATAGTCATCATATCGATCTCACGTCGTTGAGACCTGGCTATGGCATAGAAGGTATGGACATTTCAACTTACGCGCATTAGCCGACTTACACAAGCAGAATGTTGTGTGGGATTTTCCAATGATTAAAGCAACTAAAGAACTATGCGAGCCTTATCAACTTGGAAAGCAACACCGCCTGCCGTTTCCAAAGGGCCAAGCATGGAGGGCAAGTAAAAAGCTAGAGCTTGTTTACACAGATGTGAACCCCCgctataacgcggaaaatatagcTTATAAATTCAAGTGGAAATTAGGaatttttttaaaacttttaaagtttaaagcgcgggttcattaaaacctaaaacataactagagaatgcggaaataaatatttaaattatacaaacgtggtagtcaaggtgagggaaaatatatccctcaaatgacaaatgataaaaggtgagtctaagcaattctactaaaccgactactagtccaaggtgcttgctagctcacacgtctaaaccccacaaatgcatcttcacaaacctgtcattcatgtaaacatgaaagccacagtcagtggggagtaaatTAGCGTTCTCTCAACCACATTAtatcaaaacgaacataacaaagaacatgaacaaataatcatattagataatttatgagtgaatcgacttataactaaacatgagatcatacgtgtttaaaccaacaaggataaaaaaaatgatggaataaacaagtaagtaaggcataagcaacaataaaatgAATGGAGAAGAAAGTCAAGGAAACAGACatgaccacttagccacgagcacgtatttttaggagatatgaccaaagtaaccatccaaataatgcaagagatttactactcttagactataatttccccgggtaggactacgataatgatacggtcctagtctaaatctgcagattctcgggtgtacatctcgattcgacgtgcgccagcacagcacgcacccaagacacGACTACTCATGGAAACCGAGTACCCCAattgccagaacagcacgaaagtggcggaaagactaagataagactcacttgccagcacagcacaagtggcccaaaaccacacttgccagaacagcacaagtaggccaaacccatacttgccagaacaacacaagtagggcgtaaatgcatgtcaagcacatacgataGTATTAtgacatttctacaagaatatgactcacaagtgtaagaccaacacaaagtgtaaacggagtatccgactcagaggctaccttgaaagcatgtctgagataccacacacaagactacatcctagactccaacctcctggtaggacgacgatcatatcgcaactagagggcctatggctcacccctagtgtccgataggaccaagactcacacaaccaaacaatactagacattattaAGAATACGACGCACTAtaagtaactatttataataaatatctcataattgcattatgttaataaatattccattttaCAATTTAACATGCTGgttaaatacaatataataagcgataatgaCTAATTTACGTTACGTGAAATCTACAGGATAAATGTGACCAACTCAagcgactcatttatgagcccatcaaacaagtcataaaaacccaatacttgaagtcacaggaaatccatcaagttgatcatgcaaagtccaaccatgtaatcatgtgaagtccaacattTAAAACATAACAAGCTCAAAAGAAGTATGTAAATTCCTCATATAAATTATAGTGAacccaatctataaaatataatgagcggTAATGAATAAACGTTTTATTTATCATTTATATGTTACTTGGACAAAGTATAAATAACCGATAACGACGGGTTCCAGGCCAACACAGGTCACCCAAAATAGTCTCAAAAATGCAACTTTAGCAAGCTAAATGGGACCGTCTCAAAACTGAAACTTTAAGCAAGTAATGATACTAGTGACATATAAAACCAACCACATCTAATTACCCATCTCATAAGAAAGCCAAAGATACCATCTTTACTCAATCTAAGCAAGTAAAACCTTGTATAAGTCCATCTTAACCAACTACACATATAATCTCATAAGGATCACAATTACTAGCTTATAACAACAAAACATAACATATAAACATAAAAATGACATAataccgagtaacccatcaccgttacctcattatttcttcaaaatgTAAGATTCCGACTCAAAACCATGCCGGTTGCCCAAAAGGAAGCTCAAGATCCGGGTTCCCAAGTAAGACCTCAAAAATTGTGCCACAAAAGTCACGGCCAGCAGAAAGGGTGAGGGAAAGTCAAGATCTTTCTTACCTAGGAAGATGGAGGGcgaggagaggaagagataggcgcgaaaatcgttgaaaaccgataagaaacgaaggttttatggccattttagtgaaagaggtggaagttgtgtaacaatggtgttgtagttgtgtgtttgttgcTGAAAAATGAATGGTGGAGGGAGAAGATAGGGTTTAAGCTATTATATGGGTGGAGGGAAAAGAGTAGGATGAAGGCCCAAAGTTATCTTAGGCTCAAACTATCGTTTTAAGTTGATTTTACCCTAAAATACAACACGGacctactacaaacttaagacagataaattttttttattaacattaatattattttacatGTAAAGCCGCATTTTTATAGAAACGGAAAATAATAAAAaggctaattaaattataaatgccaacaCGGAAAATTcatgggtgttacaatcatcccaccttttaaaaagtttcgtccttgaAAGTTGGAAGTTGAAAAAGTAAGACCAAAGTTGTAGTCAGATATTTCAAAGTCGACCATCCAAAACATTTACAAGATTTTATGCCATAAAAATTTAGTGTTTCTTAAAAAGGTCTCATAAAGAATTTTCTAAAAGCCCAAGTTTCTCGTCAAAGGAACGGGagagttctcgttgcgcattcaagaacatcatcaTTCCAAATCGAAGACAAGGTAAAGGACAAAATCGTACGTCGATAAGCGTAGAACCCGTTATAAGACGTCTCTAACAACAAGTCCTAACATCCGATCAAaagttaaaataaattaaaaagatAATCCACTTCAAAGTTTCTAAAGACGTGACAAATTAAAAGCGAACTTTCGTTTCCAAACCGTTAAAATGAGTAAAGTTTTGCAATAGTAATGTGAGATTTAAACAGAGAATTTCAAACGGGTAACTTAAAACGGGTTGAAGTTGCACAAGATGGAAAACAAGTTAGGCATCATAATCATTAAGTACGATAACGGTGTTCAAACCCAACAGACCAAAAGACTAAGTCGAACTTCTACGGGTAGGAATCTGAGGAAAAAGTCAACGAGGAGGATAAAGGGTATAGAGTTTATGAGTCACTAGCTTCAAGTCCAAAGGAGAAGCACAGGGAAAAGCGTAAGAGGGGGCACAAACGGTAGGGCTTACGGTCAAGGCAGAGAAGAAAAATATGGAGCTTAGAACTACCACAAACACATTAGAAAAAGTTGCACCCTCATCGAAAATTGTCAAGTCAACAAGTCTCTCTATTATTTCTCCCACAACGGATTCCCAAAGGCAAAATTACACTTAATTGAAACATCATTTCATTACCTCAAATACTCCAACAACTTCAAAGTTTCGAAACCACGGGATCATTAAAGACTTCTCTATACTAAATTTCTCTCAACTCAAAACTCCTAGGAACCAATTCAACAAATTTTAAGTCTTATCCTCAAACTATTTATGGTTATCAACATTCCCCAAAGTGTTTCTTTCAAATTCCACATCTTTGGACATTACTTACCATCAAGCTCTCAAGAATTCAAGGCTTTAGTTGTAACAACACTTCATCATCACTTTATATCTCTATACTCTAATACCACAAGGTGAAACCATATTCACCacttaacaattggtgtcaactaTACCATTACCTCTTATGACTTCCAAAACAAGCGCTAAGACTCTCCTATAACGCaacttagtctcactctcatctCATACCTTGAGTAGTATTCAAATTTACTCACTTACACCAACTAATAATCCAACAACTCCTCTAAGTCGCTAGAAGAGGCTCTACGGTACTCAATTAAGGTGGCTCATGCTCATGAAAGTCCTTCATAATATAAACGGTTTATAGTTTGGTTTACAAGTAGTATGAGTAAAGTCATTTCCCAATAATGGCATCAACAAAAGTTTTAGCAATAAAATTTCATTCATATTATTTGTAttataatcaaaatattataatttagagGTAACTGGAAATTATACGACTTGATAAAAAGATTTAATTTGATGAAAACGGAAACTTTAATGGAAAGATAAAATATAccaaaatacattataattaccAATTTCTTATAGAGTTAACACACTTAAGTGTCAAtaattttcttatttaaaaagatgtaATTTTGTTGGGAAAACTTAGTTTGCTAGTCTATTATTTTAGAAGATAGGGAATTACTCACAAGGTAGTTCTCTCCCAATTACCCTCTCAAATCCATGTATGTTCCATAACGTCAACCACAACTTCAAAGCTCTAGTCTCACATATAATTCAAACTTTACGCAATCGATTGTTTAGTTAAATCACACTTATTTCAAATTAAGCATCTAAACTCTAAAATACCCAGGTACGCCAACTCACCTTCCAAGAACTTAACCGCTCATCACAGAGGTTGGGATTCAAAACAAAACGCtttcctcaaaacaaaactcgACCAAGGTGAACATCTCACAAAGGAAAAAGGGAAGTGCCTTCAAAAGGGTATTATAAGAGAGGGAGATACAAATGCTAAGTTGGATGGAAAGATACAAGAGTCATTAATAAGGGGCGAGAGTCGAGGTAAGGCCAACAACGATGCCAAAGATAAAGTTTTATAGGTTACCATCATCAAATTTAAAGAAGGAGCACCACGAagtgaggaagagaggtatgaacggtaacgcttatggtcaaagaaaaagggaaattagacaacaaggaaacgtcggatgctcaaaactcaaataacaacatcatcctaaacggttcctaaAAGTTCCTAATAAAATCAATCTTACAACCACATTACCTACAAGGATTCCTCAAGATAACTTACGCTACTTTACATCTAAGCTAATCTATGAAACAAAGTACTTCACCACACTTGTGATTCAACAATTCCTAATCACTAAACATTCACAACGACTTCCATAAAACAAGGTTAAAACTATAACAAGGCTATACTCATACCCGACAAACGTCAAAAGgcaacaacaatctatgtatggctATCAACATCCTAAAGGTATCTCTTTCCAAACTAAAATCATAAACATTActccatgtttactcctaaggtaacaacgctcaacctactaagctttaaaatctcaaacataaacaacaaagccaagttctataaccttagtatcaTATGCAACTCGCACttaacacacagaatccaccaataaattaaactcactttatcaaggaactaggtataagaatcactaagtatgtctcatcacactacctaagtccttcTAAAATCACAACCCCTAAACCAAGGTTATGGGTCAaatacaaacaaactccacaaagccaaagtatccaaccaagattaacatcccacaaaagaaagagaactatctaaaaggTGTCAAAGGAGgacaagcaaggaacaaaggacaagttaggagggtacaagagtagcttccaAGGGAAAAAAAGAGTTTAAAAGAAAGATAGGCACCaagaggtaaagaataaggcaaggaacACAAAGAAGGAGGAATATCTTCGAGGAataagaagcattcttcaaaggttgaacaaacctTCAGTTTCTGGcactaggcaccaagtcttgatctccacataggtaagttcacggtcattgatcaAAGAGCACAACAATTATttaatgacaatgaacaaacatgttagaacctaacaaagagtaaacacactacagactaccacctttggtccttaagtctacccatctctcattcattattcaaggtcaaattcaagtttaaatttggggtacacgtgtgtgcgtcgggagcaacaaaggctcGATACCAATCAGAACCCCgctataacgcggaaaatatagcttataaattcaagcggaaattaggaatttttttgaaacttttaaagtttaaagcgcgggttcattaaaacctaaaacataactagagaatgcggaaataaatatttaaattatacaaacgtggtagtcaaggtgagggaaaatatatccctcgaatgacaaatgataaaaggtgagtctaagcaattctactaaaccgactactagtccaaggtgctcgctagctcacacgtctaaaccccacaaatgcatcttcacaaacctgtcattcatgtaaacatgaaagccacagtcagtggggagtaactcagggttctctcagccacattatgtcaaaacgaacataacaaagaacatgaacaaataatgatattagataagttatgagtgaatcgacttataactaaacatgggatcatacgtgtttaaaccaacaaggataaaagaaatgatggaataaataagtaagtaaggcataagcaacaataaaatgaatggagaagaaagacaaggaaacagacacgaccacttagccacgagcacgtatttcaaggagatatgaccaaagtaaccatccaaataatgcaagacatttactactcttagactataatttcctcgggtaggactacgataatgatacagtcctagtctaaatctgcagattcttgggtgtacatcccgattcgacgtgcgctaGCACatcacgcacccaagactcgactactcatggagaccgagtaccccaatcgccagaatagcacgaaagtggcggaaagactaagataagactcacttgccagcacatcacaagtggcccaaaaccatacttgccagaacatcacaagtaggccaaacccgttcttgccagaacaacacaagtagggcgtaaatgcatgtcaagcacatatgatggtattatggcatttctacaagaatatgactcacaagtgtaagaccaacacaaagtgtagacggagtatccgactcagaggctaccttgaaagcatgtccgagataccaaacacaagactacatcctagactccaacctcctggtaggacgatgatcatatcgcaactagagggcctatggctcacccctagtgtccgataggaccaagactcacacaaccaaacaatactagacattattaagaatacgactcactacaagtaactatttataataaatatctcatacttgcatcatgttaataaatatttcattttataatttaacatgccggttaaatacaatataataatcgataatgactaatttacgttatgtgaaatctacaggataaatgtgaccaactcaagcgactcatttatgagcccatcaAACAAGTCATAAAAACCTAATACTTGAAGTCACAGGAAATCCATCAAGTTAGTCATGCAAAGTCCAACCAtgtaatcatgtgaagtccaacattTAAAACATAACAAGCTCAAAAGAAGCATGTAAATTCCCCATATAAATTATAGTGAACCCAATCTATAAAATCTAATGAGCGGTAATGAATaaacgtttcatttctcatttacaTGTTACTTGGACAAAGCATAAATAACCgataacaaattaattaattaatacggaacacgaggcaaaacgtaaataaaccaaagaaccacccataagcatatacgagtcaacaagggaaagtcaagatctttcttacctagaaatatGGAGGGtgaggagaggaagagataggcgcgaaaatcgttgaaaaccgataagaaatgaaggttttatggccattttagtgaaagtggtggaagttgtgtaacaatggtgttgtagttgtgtgtttgttgcTGAAAAATAAAAGGTGGAGGGAGAAGATAGGGTTTAAGCTATTATATGGGTGGAGGAAAAAGAGTAGGATGAAGGCCCAAAGTTATCTTAGGCTCAAACTATCATTTTAAGTTGATTTTAATCTAAAATACAACCCGGACCTACTACAAACATAAGACGGATATATTTTTTTTAgcaatattaatattattttacatGTAAAGCTGCATTTTTTATAGATACGgttttaaaatacaaataaaataataaaatggctaattaaattataaatgacaACACGGAAAATTCATGGGTGTTACACAGACGTATGCGGCGCTCAAAGAACTTTATCTCATCTTGGAAACAGGTACTTTATCCTGTTTATTGATGACTTTACTCAAATGACTTGGGTATATTTTATGAAACAAAAATCAGAAGTATTCCAAG is a genomic window containing:
- the LOC141632476 gene encoding putative mitochondrial protein AtMg00860; amino-acid sequence: MVESDIVLEHVVSKRGIEVDRVKVEVIKTLPYPNNTRDVRSFLGHAGFYHRFIKDFSKTANLMRKLLHKDAEFIFDEECKVAFDTFKDKLITAPIIKAPNWELPLEIMTDAINYAIGAVLGQREGKSSHVI